Proteins co-encoded in one Octopus bimaculoides isolate UCB-OBI-ISO-001 chromosome 7, ASM119413v2, whole genome shotgun sequence genomic window:
- the LOC106878141 gene encoding tigger transposable element-derived protein 1-like, translating to MAPKKIHSECAMCAFNVDETGLYWKKLPDRSFIFKEEKTIPGYKITKERVTIILGDWFFNRFIPAAEKYCKEKEIPFKVLLISDNAPGHPQNIIDFDLNVTVVYLPPNTMSLLQPMDQGIIVVFKRYYMKRTLRQAITATDLDESITLRDFWKIYDIYKVVQDIAAAGNDVQSTAMNGVWKKLCLQFANTFKWFDNVTINKTQGHAGKVLRHLYSDLSETTVIRLSGWISKCDQDYGYYSIMMSFLICS from the exons atggctcctaagaaaattcacAGTGAATGTGCTATGTGTGCTTTTAACGTAGAcgaaactggattgtattggaaaaaattgCCCGACCGTTCATTCATTTTCAAGGAGGAGAAAACTATTCCAGGCTACAAGATCACGAAAGAACGTGTGACCATTATATTGGGAG ATTGGTTCTTCAATCGTTTTATCCCAGCAGCAGAGAAGTACTGTAAAGAGAAGGAAATTCCTTTTAAGGTTTTACTTATCTCAGATAATGCTCCTGGCCACCCTCAAAACATCATAGATTTTGACCTCAACGTTACCGTCGTATACCTCCCTCCGAACACCATGTCTCTTCTGCAACCAATGGATCagggaataattgttgtctttaAGCGTTACTATATGAAGCGTACGCTGCGGCAAGCAATAACTGCGACTGATCTTGATGAGTCCATTACACTTCGTGACTTTTGGAAGATATACGATATCTATAAGGTTGTACAGGACATAGCAGCGGCAGggaatgatgtacagagcacGGCTATGAACGGTGTATGGAAGAAGCTTTGCCTGCAATTCGCGAATACTTTTAAGTGGTTTGATAATGTTACCATCAACAAAAC GCAGGGTCATGCGGGTAAAGTCCTCAGGCATCTCTACAGTGACCTATCAGAAACAACAGTCATAAGACTTTCCGGCTGGATTTCCAAGTGTGACCAAGACTACGGATATTACTCAATCATGATGTCGTTCTTGATCTGCTCTTAG